A genomic region of Thermococcus sp. contains the following coding sequences:
- a CDS encoding ferritin family protein: MILNELLEKMIWQENELYNLYKLGETFATYERPEFVDTFQLLAEEELRHRRTLDDMLSNGSLGGTKIIDYLDSLSIESLLTDERITPESLEELIVGAIIREKHSYELYMKLSSILGGSLGQIFRMMAEEELKHAYRLKLVYEGL; encoded by the coding sequence ATGATACTCAACGAACTCCTTGAAAAGATGATATGGCAGGAGAACGAGCTTTACAACCTTTATAAGCTCGGGGAGACATTTGCCACCTACGAGAGGCCCGAGTTTGTCGACACCTTCCAGCTCCTCGCCGAGGAGGAGCTGAGGCATCGACGGACACTTGATGATATGCTGTCCAACGGGAGCTTAGGGGGAACCAAGATCATAGACTATCTCGACTCCCTGTCCATTGAATCTCTCCTCACTGATGAGAGGATAACGCCCGAATCCCTAGAGGAGCTTATAGTGGGTGCGATCATACGCGAGAAGCATTCCTACGAGCTTTATATGAAACTTTCCAGCATCTTGGGGGGTTCTCTGGGCCAGATATTTAGGATGATGGCTGAAGAGGAGCTTAAGCATGCATATAGGCTCAAACTGGTCTATGAGGGGCTTTGA
- a CDS encoding HAD-IIA family hydrolase: MFGIVFDMDGVIYRGDLPVEGAEETIEFIKKEGIPFLFLTNNSTKTPASYRKTLLSMGIDVSEDRIVTSGVATRVYMKEHMEPGKIFVVGGRGLHEEMEKFGWGIVSIDDARRGCWKDAKYVVVGLDPCLTYEKLKYAALAIENGAEFIATNPDTTYPAEDGFYPGAGAIAAALTAATGEEPLVIGKPNEPAYEVAVERLQGIDEVWMVGDRLDTDIAFAKRFRMKAIMVLTGVSTLEDLEKSKLRPDIVLPSVRELKGYIEAGWRKQNDTQRTP, translated from the coding sequence ATGTTTGGGATCGTATTTGATATGGACGGTGTAATCTACCGCGGTGACCTGCCAGTTGAAGGTGCAGAAGAGACCATTGAATTCATCAAAAAAGAGGGGATCCCGTTTCTCTTCCTGACTAACAACTCCACAAAGACCCCGGCGAGTTACCGGAAGACCCTTCTGTCGATGGGTATCGACGTTTCTGAAGACCGGATAGTAACCTCGGGGGTTGCGACGAGGGTTTATATGAAAGAACACATGGAGCCGGGCAAAATATTCGTGGTGGGGGGAAGAGGCTTACATGAGGAGATGGAAAAGTTTGGGTGGGGCATTGTGAGCATTGATGACGCTCGGAGGGGTTGCTGGAAAGACGCGAAGTATGTCGTCGTTGGCCTTGACCCCTGTTTAACCTATGAGAAGTTGAAGTACGCCGCACTGGCCATCGAGAACGGGGCAGAGTTCATAGCCACGAACCCCGACACAACCTACCCCGCGGAGGATGGATTCTACCCCGGGGCTGGGGCGATAGCGGCAGCATTAACCGCAGCAACAGGGGAAGAACCCCTTGTCATTGGAAAGCCAAATGAACCTGCCTATGAGGTGGCCGTGGAGCGTCTCCAGGGGATTGACGAGGTCTGGATGGTAGGAGACAGACTGGACACTGACATAGCCTTTGCGAAACGATTTAGAATGAAGGCAATAATGGTTCTAACGGGCGTTAGCACGCTCGAGGACCTTGAAAAGAGTAAACTGCGTCCGGATATAGTTCTCCCAAGCGTAAGGGAGCTTAAAGGATACATCGAGGCCGGCTGGAGGAAGCAAAATGATACTCAACGAACTCCTTGA
- a CDS encoding TasA family protein, protein MRRWAVVLITSTLMVLMLVLPAWSIFTDRATSNKNTISSGEFDIGISKDGSRFYNDLHLFDFSDLKPGDSREIVFHVKNRGDVAVSKLTIAFTINDLEDGPLSPAEAKVDHTPDVGELSDNLVVTSMTVEVGGKAINVSSAVGKTLKDLNGKPVSIPLGGKLAPGETAKVMMRVWFSKNAGNECQTDSVSVNMTLDAQQ, encoded by the coding sequence ATGAGACGATGGGCTGTCGTACTAATTACATCGACTTTGATGGTTCTGATGCTGGTTTTACCGGCCTGGTCCATCTTCACTGACAGAGCGACGTCAAACAAAAACACGATTAGTTCTGGGGAGTTTGACATAGGGATAAGCAAGGATGGCTCCCGGTTCTACAACGACCTTCATCTGTTCGATTTCTCTGACTTGAAGCCTGGAGACAGCCGTGAGATAGTGTTCCACGTTAAAAACCGCGGTGACGTAGCCGTCTCCAAGTTAACCATTGCCTTCACCATTAATGATCTTGAAGACGGTCCGCTCTCACCGGCGGAAGCAAAGGTGGATCACACTCCGGACGTTGGGGAGCTGAGTGACAATTTGGTAGTGACATCGATGACAGTGGAAGTTGGGGGAAAGGCCATCAACGTGAGCAGTGCGGTTGGAAAAACGCTGAAGGATTTAAACGGAAAACCCGTATCTATTCCCCTCGGTGGAAAGCTTGCTCCTGGAGAAACTGCCAAGGTGATGATGAGGGTGTGGTTCTCAAAGAATGCGGGAAATGAGTGTCAAACCGACAGCGTCTCGGTCAACATGACCCTTGATGCCCAGCAGTGA
- a CDS encoding glycosyltransferase family 2 protein: protein MDLPRVSIIILNWNGWKDTVECLESLYRITYPNYDVIVIDNGSKDDSVQKIKEYALGKIQISSKFFDYTSRNKPIRIFEIGEEDAKRGRFQKPFYEKTDPERRMILIRNRDNYGFAGGNNVGIKFALSSLNSEYILLLNNDTVVHPDFLMELVRIAEIDKRIGVVGPKILYYKNPKTINSVGARVNWIFGSSENIGEGAEDHGQYDLVGERNAILGACMLIRKTSLFDAKLFDENFFILLEETDLCIRIKNHKYRVMYTPSAKVYHKGEQSRKKMSSRSLYYSYRNRMLFIKNHFTSIRKIIGFSSNFFLVLFKGITLALESKIDYSIIVLKAYFDGILARSQDDWRRGYESMPNC from the coding sequence ATGGATCTTCCAAGGGTCTCTATAATTATACTCAACTGGAACGGCTGGAAGGACACAGTGGAATGTTTGGAATCACTTTATAGAATCACTTATCCCAACTATGATGTTATCGTGATCGACAACGGATCAAAAGATGATTCAGTTCAAAAGATTAAAGAATATGCGCTGGGAAAAATCCAGATTAGTTCAAAGTTCTTCGATTACACCTCACGCAATAAGCCGATTCGGATCTTTGAAATCGGAGAGGAAGATGCAAAGAGGGGCAGATTCCAAAAGCCCTTCTATGAGAAAACTGACCCGGAAAGGAGAATGATTCTAATCCGAAACAGGGACAACTACGGCTTTGCTGGCGGGAATAATGTGGGCATAAAGTTTGCACTAAGTAGCTTAAATTCAGAGTATATACTACTTTTAAACAATGATACTGTTGTCCACCCGGACTTTTTAATGGAACTAGTTCGGATAGCCGAGATTGATAAAAGGATTGGAGTTGTAGGACCTAAGATATTATATTATAAGAATCCAAAGACTATCAACTCGGTTGGTGCTAGAGTAAATTGGATATTTGGGTCTAGTGAAAATATTGGGGAAGGTGCAGAAGATCATGGACAATATGACTTAGTAGGAGAGAGAAATGCCATTTTAGGAGCATGCATGCTTATAAGAAAAACATCCTTGTTTGATGCCAAACTTTTTGACGAGAATTTTTTCATTTTATTAGAAGAGACAGATCTTTGTATTAGAATAAAGAATCATAAATACAGAGTGATGTATACTCCCTCAGCAAAAGTATACCACAAGGGGGAGCAAAGTAGAAAAAAAATGTCTTCACGTAGTTTATATTATAGTTATAGAAACAGGATGTTATTCATAAAGAATCACTTTACCAGCATCCGGAAAATAATAGGATTTAGCAGCAACTTTTTTCTAGTATTATTCAAGGGAATAACTCTTGCTCTAGAATCAAAGATCGATTATTCAATTATTGTACTAAAAGCATATTTTGACGGAATTCTTGCTAGGTCACAAGATGACTGGAGGAGAGGCTATGAAAGTATGCCTAATTGCTAG
- a CDS encoding adenosylcobalamin-dependent ribonucleoside-diphosphate reductase, protein MAVEKVMKRDGRIVPFDKDRIRWAVHRAMLEVGVHDDRLLNRVVRRVVRRVNELYDGQVPNIENIQDIVELELMRVGLFDVAKVYILYRKRKAEIREEKKKILNKDKLDEIDKRFSINALRVLASRYLMKNERGEIIESPRELYERVSALAVIPDLLYDERIFDKNGNYEQNPKAIERYLSKLDEYDGKLSIGRFKLNKYHFERLLNLYRELAERGQMKVSIDDVVKMLENGAFDKYEDEVEEYFRLMTSQIFMPNTPALINSGRPLGMLSACFVVPIEDDMESIMKAAHDVAMIQKMGGGTGLNFSKLRPEGDMVGTTTGAASGPVSFMHLIDAVSDVIKQGGVRRGANMGILEVWHPDVEKFVHAKERNTGTNVLSNFNISVGLWEDFWEALKGGKRYPLVNPRTGEKVKEIDPKSLFEELAYMAWAKADPGVVFFDVINRRNVLEPAKGEKIRATNPCVVGDTRVLTPEGYLKAEELFSLAKERGKKEAVAVEGIVEDGESYAYSVEVLLPGKEETKYETVHGKALAVADPVAVPAYVWKVGRKKVARVRTKEGYEITATLDHRVMTPEGWREVSELNEGDKILLPRFEVEEEFGSESIGEDLAFVLGWFIGDGYLNVNDKRAWFYFNAEKEEETAWKIREILVKHFGIKAEPHRYGNQIKLGVCGEAYRWLESIVKSNEKRVPEVVYRLKPVEIATFLKGLFSADGYVDNDMAVMLTSRDRKLLREVQDLLLIFGILSKIYERPYESEFHYTTKDGEERTYRGEGYHELVIANYSRKLFADKIGFEGYKMGKLSLKKTKIDEPVVTVESVEVLGEEIVYDFTVPEHHSYVSNGFMSHNCGEEPLYEYESCNLASINLAKFVKYDDEGKPYFDWDEYAYVIRKVAKYLDNAIDVNRFPLPEIDRNTKLSRRIGVGMMGLADALFKLGIPYNSEEGFAFMRKATEYLTFYSYKQSVEMAKKRGSFPLYEKTRYKNGELPVEGFYHEEIWNLPWGELVEEIKEHGVRNGMVTTCPPTGSVSMISDTSSGIEPIFALVYKKSVTVGEFYYVDPVFEAELKSRGLYSDELLRKISDNYGSIQGLEEVPEELQRVFLTSMDIHWLDHILAQANIQLWLTDSASKTINMPNDATVEDVKAAYLLAYKLGCKGVTVYRDGSLSVQVYSVEGEKKQRVKAKPSAYAVEKLKAIVEAEPWLARFINVEAILNGTNGKKNEGQSGALTFSVSHVAAPKTTSEHPHNTGKPNIPEEKIKELLGVVYCPVCYEKDGELVELRMESGCATCPRCGWSKCVIS, encoded by the coding sequence ATGGCAGTTGAAAAAGTGATGAAAAGAGACGGTAGAATAGTGCCATTTGATAAGGACCGTATAAGGTGGGCCGTCCACAGGGCAATGCTTGAGGTAGGGGTTCACGATGACAGGCTTCTCAACAGGGTCGTCAGGCGCGTTGTCAGAAGGGTAAACGAGCTTTACGACGGTCAAGTCCCGAATATCGAGAACATACAGGACATAGTCGAGCTTGAACTCATGCGCGTTGGTCTCTTCGATGTGGCGAAGGTTTACATCCTGTACAGAAAGAGAAAGGCCGAGATAAGGGAGGAAAAAAAGAAGATCCTCAACAAGGACAAGCTTGATGAGATAGACAAGCGCTTCTCAATCAACGCTCTCCGCGTCCTGGCAAGCAGATACCTCATGAAAAACGAGCGGGGCGAGATCATAGAGAGTCCACGCGAGCTCTACGAGCGCGTTTCAGCCCTAGCGGTTATCCCAGACCTCCTCTACGACGAGAGGATCTTCGATAAGAATGGGAATTACGAGCAGAACCCCAAGGCAATTGAGAGGTACCTCTCAAAACTCGACGAGTATGACGGAAAACTCTCGATAGGCCGTTTCAAGCTTAACAAGTACCACTTTGAAAGGCTCCTCAACCTCTACCGCGAGCTGGCCGAGAGGGGACAGATGAAGGTTTCCATAGATGATGTTGTCAAGATGCTCGAGAACGGGGCATTTGACAAATACGAGGATGAGGTTGAGGAGTACTTCAGGCTAATGACAAGCCAGATATTCATGCCCAATACCCCTGCTCTTATCAACTCTGGAAGACCCCTTGGAATGCTCTCGGCGTGCTTCGTCGTGCCAATAGAGGATGATATGGAGAGCATAATGAAGGCGGCACACGACGTGGCCATGATACAAAAAATGGGTGGTGGTACTGGGCTTAATTTCTCAAAACTCCGCCCAGAGGGAGACATGGTCGGAACCACCACAGGGGCAGCCTCAGGCCCGGTCTCCTTCATGCACCTCATCGATGCAGTTAGCGACGTCATAAAACAGGGCGGCGTTAGGAGGGGAGCTAACATGGGCATCCTTGAGGTCTGGCACCCGGACGTTGAGAAGTTCGTCCACGCAAAGGAAAGGAACACTGGAACAAACGTGCTCAGCAACTTTAACATAAGCGTTGGCCTCTGGGAGGACTTCTGGGAGGCTTTAAAAGGGGGAAAGCGCTACCCACTGGTAAACCCGAGGACGGGAGAGAAAGTCAAAGAAATCGACCCCAAGAGCCTCTTCGAGGAGTTAGCATATATGGCATGGGCCAAAGCTGACCCCGGTGTTGTGTTCTTCGATGTAATAAACAGAAGAAACGTTCTAGAGCCCGCAAAGGGCGAGAAGATAAGGGCCACCAACCCGTGCGTCGTTGGGGACACGAGGGTTCTGACACCAGAAGGTTATCTGAAGGCGGAGGAGCTCTTCAGCCTCGCAAAGGAGAGGGGTAAGAAGGAGGCCGTGGCAGTAGAGGGAATAGTGGAGGATGGAGAGTCGTACGCATACTCGGTCGAGGTTCTCCTTCCAGGAAAGGAAGAGACCAAGTATGAGACCGTCCACGGAAAAGCTCTCGCTGTCGCCGATCCAGTTGCAGTCCCCGCTTACGTATGGAAGGTCGGAAGGAAGAAGGTCGCAAGGGTCAGAACGAAAGAGGGCTACGAGATAACCGCAACCCTCGACCACAGAGTCATGACCCCGGAGGGCTGGAGAGAGGTCAGTGAGCTTAATGAAGGAGACAAAATACTCCTGCCGCGCTTTGAAGTGGAGGAAGAATTCGGAAGCGAGAGCATAGGGGAGGATTTGGCGTTCGTCCTCGGCTGGTTTATCGGGGACGGCTACCTCAACGTGAACGACAAGAGGGCCTGGTTCTACTTCAACGCAGAGAAGGAAGAAGAAACCGCCTGGAAGATTAGAGAGATACTCGTGAAGCATTTTGGAATCAAGGCGGAACCCCATCGCTACGGCAACCAAATAAAGCTCGGCGTTTGTGGAGAAGCTTATAGGTGGCTGGAGAGTATTGTAAAGAGCAACGAGAAGAGAGTCCCTGAGGTAGTTTACAGGCTCAAACCAGTCGAAATTGCGACTTTCCTGAAGGGTCTATTCAGTGCCGACGGCTACGTGGACAACGACATGGCGGTAATGCTTACCTCAAGGGACAGAAAACTCCTGAGGGAGGTTCAGGACCTGCTCCTGATCTTTGGAATTCTCTCTAAAATCTACGAGAGGCCCTATGAGAGCGAGTTCCACTACACCACAAAGGACGGAGAAGAGAGGACTTACAGGGGCGAGGGCTACCACGAGCTCGTCATAGCGAACTACAGCAGGAAGCTCTTCGCAGATAAGATAGGCTTTGAAGGCTACAAGATGGGGAAGCTCAGCCTCAAGAAGACAAAGATTGACGAACCGGTTGTGACAGTTGAAAGTGTTGAGGTCCTCGGGGAGGAAATCGTCTACGACTTCACAGTGCCTGAGCACCACTCCTACGTAAGCAACGGCTTCATGAGCCACAACTGTGGAGAAGAGCCCCTCTACGAATACGAATCGTGCAACCTCGCCTCGATAAACCTCGCAAAGTTCGTCAAGTACGACGATGAAGGAAAGCCCTACTTTGACTGGGACGAGTATGCCTACGTGATTCGGAAGGTGGCTAAGTACCTCGACAACGCAATCGACGTCAACAGGTTCCCACTCCCGGAGATAGACCGCAACACGAAGCTCAGCAGGAGGATAGGCGTTGGGATGATGGGTTTAGCTGATGCACTCTTCAAGCTCGGTATTCCATACAACAGCGAGGAAGGCTTTGCATTCATGAGGAAGGCGACGGAATATCTCACATTTTACTCATATAAGCAGAGCGTTGAGATGGCGAAGAAGAGAGGAAGCTTCCCGCTCTACGAGAAGACCAGATATAAAAACGGCGAGTTGCCGGTCGAGGGATTCTACCACGAGGAAATATGGAACTTGCCCTGGGGCGAACTGGTCGAGGAGATAAAGGAGCACGGAGTAAGAAACGGAATGGTGACCACCTGCCCACCGACCGGCTCGGTCAGCATGATATCAGACACTTCCAGCGGAATAGAACCAATATTCGCCCTCGTCTACAAGAAGAGCGTCACCGTCGGAGAGTTCTACTACGTTGACCCTGTCTTCGAGGCCGAACTCAAGAGCCGCGGACTCTACAGCGATGAACTGCTCAGAAAGATAAGCGACAACTACGGCTCAATACAGGGTCTTGAAGAGGTTCCGGAGGAGCTTCAGAGGGTTTTCCTAACATCCATGGACATCCACTGGCTAGATCACATTCTCGCTCAAGCCAACATCCAGCTCTGGCTCACCGACAGCGCGAGTAAAACAATAAACATGCCAAACGACGCCACCGTCGAGGACGTTAAAGCGGCCTACCTCCTCGCCTACAAGCTCGGCTGCAAAGGTGTAACGGTCTACCGCGACGGCTCGCTCTCGGTTCAGGTATACAGCGTTGAGGGTGAGAAGAAACAGCGCGTCAAAGCCAAACCGAGTGCCTACGCCGTGGAGAAGCTCAAGGCCATCGTTGAGGCTGAGCCGTGGCTGGCGCGCTTCATCAACGTCGAGGCAATACTCAACGGAACGAACGGGAAGAAAAATGAGGGGCAGTCAGGAGCACTGACGTTCTCTGTCTCACACGTCGCGGCCCCAAAAACCACCAGCGAACACCCACACAACACAGGTAAGCCCAATATACCAGAGGAGAAGATAAAGGAGCTCCTCGGCGTTGTATACTGTCCCGTCTGCTATGAGAAAGACGGTGAGCTGGTGGAGCTAAGGATGGAGAGCGGCTGTGCTACCTGCCCGCGCTGCGGCTGGTCAAAGTGCGTCATAAGCTGA